The sequence TTTCATAAATGATCTGGAGATGGCGGGGAATGACGCTTTCGAGAAGGTCTGCGGGCCATTTTTCCAGCGCTTCGGCCAGAACCGTATGGTTGGTATAGGCCAGCGTCTGTTGGGTGATCTCCCAGGCGTGGTCCCATGGCAGTGCATATTCGTCCACCAGAAGCCTCATCAGTTCCGCCACTGCCAGGGAGGGATGGGTGTCATTCATCTGGATAGCGACTTGTTCAGGAAACCGGTCGAAATTTTCGTTATTTTTCATATAACGCCGAATGATGTCCTTGAGGGTGCAGGCCACGAGAAAATATTCCTGCACCAGGCGAAGTTCCCTTCCGGACATGATCGTATCAAGGGGATAAAGCATCTTGGTGATGGTTTCGGACTCGACTTTCTGCTCCACCGCCCGGAAGTAATCGCCCTCATTGAAGATCTGGATGTCAAAATCGGCAGAGGAACCTGCGCCATAAAGCCTCAACCAGTTCACGGTTTTGCCCCCGTATCCGACGACGGGAATATCAAAGGGAATCCCCACGATGAAGTTCCAGTCAAGCCACATGGGATTGTACTCCCCATCACGGTCCTGAAAGTGTTCGATCCGTCCTTTGATGGGGATGATACATTTTTCATCGGTCCGCTTGAACTCCCAAGGGTTAAGGTCGGCCAGCCAGTTATCCGGTTTTTCCCGCTGATACCCGTTGTCGATCTCCTGCTTGAAGAGGCCGTATTCATAGTGGATTCCGTAGCCGAAACCGGCAATGTCCAGCGTTGCCATGGAATCAAGAAAACAGGCCGCCAGACGCCCGAGCCCGCCGTTTCCAAGACCGGGGTCGTTTTCCTGCTCACGCACCTCTTCAATGTCGATGCCGGCCTCAGCCATGAATTCACGGCATACATCAAACATCCCGAGATTGTGAAGGTTATTGCCCATCAGCCTGCCGATTAAGAATTCCAAAGACAGATAATAGACCCGTTTTGTTTGGGATGTCTGATATCGTTGCTCCGTATGCAGAATTTTTTCCGCCATTCGGTCCCGCAGGGAAAAGGCCGTCGACAAAAAGAGGTCCCGGTAATCCTTTGTGGGCGTTTCTTTGCAAAGAGAGCAGCGCAGATGGTAGTCGATTGATGCTTTTAAATCGGATTTTGAGATTGTATTAACAGTTGGTTTCATTTTCTCTCTTCCTTTGCCAGATTCTTTTTCACTCGGTGGTCAACTTTTTAGATCATCAGCCAGGCCGATGATTCCTTCAAAATCGAAGTCTTCCGTCATTCGTGTAATTTTGTCAAGATAGGGGGTAAACTCCGTTGACCGGGCGACCATCTCCTCGGAAATTTCCGTCAATGCTGACACGTCACCTATTTCGGCTGCCTCCCGCAGGCGTATAGCGGCTTCTTTGGCCAGGTCCGGGGGGAGTCGCTGCTCCGATTCAGGGGTGGCGATCTCGGGTTCGGCGTCAGCCGTGAATGAGGATAGCTGCAATACGGATTGAAGGGCATTTTCCATCCGACTTTCCAAGGCGGTAAGGGCCGTGGCGAGCGCATCCTTCGTGGGAGGATTCTGCGGGTTTGCATGCTTGACCAGTTGGTCCAGCGTCGTGGCTGCGGTATGCAGTTCGGATGCCGAGAGGTTTCCGGCAACCCCCTTGAGTTCATGCGTCAATTTGTGGGCGTTGCTGTAGTCCCCGTCATCCAGGGCTTGTCTGATCTCGTTGGCCCTTTGGGCGTACCTGTCGCCAAAATTAATTAACAGCTTGCGGTACAATGCCTCGTTTCCTTGAAGACGCCTCAGCCCGGAAGGAAGATCGAATCCATCCAGAAATGCGGGCAACGTCTCGTCACCCGGGGGTGCCGGAACGACAGCCTCGTTATTCTCTGGAACAGGATGTGGCGTCTTCTCCGTTTTTGATACGGCTTCTTCCTCGGGTGTGGCGGCTGAAATCCATTCCGCCAGGACTGCGTAGAGTTCTTCGGTGTTGATGGGCTTGGTGATGTGGCCATTCATGCCGGCACGGCGGCTTTTTTCCGGATCTTCGGCCATGGCATGGGCCGTCATGGCGATAATGGGCAGCTCCTTGAACCGCACATCCTGGCGGATAATTCGAGTTGCCGTATAGCCATCCATCACCGGCATTTGCAGATCCATCAGTACGGCATCAAAATAATTCGTCTGCACCGCATCAACCGCTTTCTGTCCGTTGGCGGCCAGGGATACGGAAATTCCCGCAGCGGCAAGGATTTCCATGGCAACCTGCTGGTTGATTTCGTTGTCTTCAACCAGCAGCACCCGGGCGCCTTCAAGGCACTTGAGCACATCTGAGACCTGTTTACATTCCTTCTCTTCCGCCGTCAAAGGCGTCTCCATATTGTCATCTTTGGCCAGCGCGTTCATGATTGTATCAAACATCACCGAGGCGTTGATGGGCTTGATCAGAAAACCGTCCAGACCGGCTGCATCGGCCTGCCACATGATCTCTTCCCGGATGTAGGCGCTGACCAAGATTATGATCGGAATTTGGGTCAGCCGCGAATCATTTTTGATCCGTTTCGAGGCCTCAATGCCGTCGAGACCCGGCAGCTTCCAGTCCATTATCACGATGTCGTAGGGGCGTCCCCCGACGGATTTTCCAATTTCCTCCAGACCTTCTTCTGCGGACGCCACCAAAGTGACTTTAAAAGAGAAAGATTCCAGCATATTCTGAAAAATTTGCCGGGAGGTCGCATTGTCGTCCACTACCAGTGCTTTGAGGTCTCTCAACTCCGGCGGGGGGATGTGGCAGACCCTTCCGGCTTCCCGTACGGTCTTGAACGCCGCCGTAAAATAAAATGTGCTGCCTGTCCCATAGATGCTTTTCACCCAGATTTTGCCGCACATCATTTCTACGAGACGTTGACAGATAGAAAGCCCCAGCCCAGTGCCGCCGTACTGGCGGGTGATAGAGGTATCCGCCTGGCTGAAGGCCGTGAAAAGCTGGGCGATTTGTTTTTTGGTGAGGCCAATGCCCGTATCCCGCACGGAAAATTGGAGAACCGTAACATGGTTCGCCTGGCTGAGCACTTTGGTGGAGACCACTATTTCTCCGCGTTCGGTGAATTTGATTGCGTTATTGGCCAGGTTGACCAGGACCTGACTCAGCCGCATGGG comes from uncultured Desulfobacter sp. and encodes:
- a CDS encoding response regulator, whose amino-acid sequence is MKEKENMNASKTTEQSDAPSGQAAVESEGFSLTEVIDIEQLKPVLEDFCNIMRISSAIVDLKGNVLISASRQRICTNFHRIDAQACYRCVESDTELAANLEKGKPFSIYHCKNGLTNAASPIIIEGRHVANLFVGQFLTQAPNMNDFKQQARKFGFDVADYMRALDYVPIISQEKLLAILRFLTGFANIAIFLGIERIKAKKAEHIAKIRVEDTERAKKELIRYKAHLESLVEDRTERLKQSEEYNHLILQSVAEGIFGTDTDGRCIYANEAAQRMLGYNSEELIGQNIYDLFHHSNEDGSPHVRENCPIYRAHTQGITSFRRDEVFWRKDGSFFYTSYTSVPQRKDKTIIGSVVVFRDISERKKFEDALRESEYHLKSILMTTNEGFFWVDNEARLVSLNDTMCKIFNRPREDILGKTLFEFLDERNTEILNEQLKRRVTGQTGVYEIAFNRPDGSKVTCLLHATPLYDKNGIKTGSFAMVADISHRKKMEEELIVARDKAEAATQAKSDFLANMSHEIRTPMNAVLGMTHLALQTDLTPKQKDYLNKIQISANSLLGVINDILDFSKIEAGKMKMESIEFNLDEVLENLSTMIAIKIREKEGIEVLFNTGADVPRRLMGDPMRLSQVLVNLANNAIKFTERGEIVVSTKVLSQANHVTVLQFSVRDTGIGLTKKQIAQLFTAFSQADTSITRQYGGTGLGLSICQRLVEMMCGKIWVKSIYGTGSTFYFTAAFKTVREAGRVCHIPPPELRDLKALVVDDNATSRQIFQNMLESFSFKVTLVASAEEGLEEIGKSVGGRPYDIVIMDWKLPGLDGIEASKRIKNDSRLTQIPIIILVSAYIREEIMWQADAAGLDGFLIKPINASVMFDTIMNALAKDDNMETPLTAEEKECKQVSDVLKCLEGARVLLVEDNEINQQVAMEILAAAGISVSLAANGQKAVDAVQTNYFDAVLMDLQMPVMDGYTATRIIRQDVRFKELPIIAMTAHAMAEDPEKSRRAGMNGHITKPINTEELYAVLAEWISAATPEEEAVSKTEKTPHPVPENNEAVVPAPPGDETLPAFLDGFDLPSGLRRLQGNEALYRKLLINFGDRYAQRANEIRQALDDGDYSNAHKLTHELKGVAGNLSASELHTAATTLDQLVKHANPQNPPTKDALATALTALESRMENALQSVLQLSSFTADAEPEIATPESEQRLPPDLAKEAAIRLREAAEIGDVSALTEISEEMVARSTEFTPYLDKITRMTEDFDFEGIIGLADDLKS